CTTAACAAATAACTTTTCTAATTTCTGTTAAACATTATATAATTTTTGCTATTTTTTTAAATCATTTTCTGTTATTATCTCTATTCCATTTTTATTTAATAACTCAGCTGTAATTCCATTACCTTTAATTAATGTATTTGAAAAATTTCCATCATATATTTTACCAAAACCACAAGAGGGACTTCTAGATTTCATAATAGCTTTTTTAGCTCCAATTGATTTTGCTATTTTCAGAGTTTTTTCTGCTCCTCTTTTAAATTTTTGAGTTTGATCTTTTCCCTCTTTATTTATTACTCTTCTTTTATTAGAAAAACTTTTAATTTCACAGGGAATTCTAGGAATATCCATACCTCCTAAAACTTCTGGACATACAGGAACCACCTTACCTTCTTTAAATATTTCATAGATTTTTTTATTTTTATTATTTCCACCATTATATTTACAATTTACCCCTACCAAACAGGCACTGATAATTAACATTATAATCACTCCATTAATAGATTAAAATTTATATATAAGTATATACTGATAAAGATTTCGGTATAATTTTAATATCTAGTGGATAATCAGGACCTCTTTCTCCGTCTAAATCTGTATGATCTTCTAAAGATTTTTTTAAGGGGATAACTTCCAACCTGCTGGTTTTTAAATATATAATATTTTTATTGTCTAAGTTTTTATTTATAAACAAATCAATTAAAGAATTAGTCATTTCATATAAATTAGTATACTTAATTGCTATTAATTCAAACAACCCATCATCAAGACTATTTTGAGGATTAATATTTTTATATCCTCCGGCCCGACTACTATTCATTAATAAAAACATAAAAATATTTTCTGTAAATTCTTTATCATCTGTAATAATTTTTAAAGGTAGAGATTTAAACCCTGGGAATTCCTGAATACCTTTTAAATAATAGGCTACTTTACCTAATTTATTTTTCAATTTTGCATCAGTTTTATGGGGTATTGTTGTTATAAAGCCT
The sequence above is drawn from the Halanaerobiales bacterium genome and encodes:
- a CDS encoding DUF523 domain-containing protein; translation: MLIISACLVGVNCKYNGGNNKNKKIYEIFKEGKVVPVCPEVLGGMDIPRIPCEIKSFSNKRRVINKEGKDQTQKFKRGAEKTLKIAKSIGAKKAIMKSRSPSCGFGKIYDGNFSNTLIKGNGITAELLNKNGIEIITENDLKK
- a CDS encoding YegS/Rv2252/BmrU family lipid kinase; this translates as MNKIKLLYNPKSGPGNFSNKIDNFLNEFQPEYDIDINRLINFDLMKKFSKIKDEEYDTIIVAGGDGTVHSVANAMLKNNIKIPLAILPTGTINDFAATLNLRNNFNSLFELINNKKIKKIDVGKVNDEYFINVCSGGFITTIPHKTDAKLKNKLGKVAYYLKGIQEFPGFKSLPLKIITDDKEFTENIFMFLLMNSSRAGGYKNINPQNSLDDGLFELIAIKYTNLYEMTNSLIDLFINKNLDNKNIIYLKTSRLEVIPLKKSLEDHTDLDGERGPDYPLDIKIIPKSLSVYTYI